In Mycoplasma sp. Mirounga ES2805-ORL, a single window of DNA contains:
- a CDS encoding NAD(P)/FAD-dependent oxidoreductase, with product MIKTNYDVAIIGAGPGGLNAALYASRAGLKVVLIEKYMVGGKVIYSSKIENWLGDTLVEGAEFADRIYNHSVKYGAETIFNNVKSVENLSDKKKIIHFEDGSKIEAKTVIIASGTRNREPRDIINFDRFNLRGIYYCATCDGPLFKNKEVAVIGGGNSAIEETEFLAKFTKKVYLIVRDNKFNAESMLVDSLKKYDNIEIHMNSSVKEIKGTDQIESIVVQQSSKEIELNISAIFAFIGLIPNSEFVNDLNIVGKNHFIPTNEKMETSVNGIYAIGDVRDKLIRQIITAASDGAIAAKHIQEYLS from the coding sequence ATGATTAAGACAAATTATGATGTTGCAATAATTGGAGCGGGTCCTGGAGGTTTAAATGCTGCATTATATGCCTCAAGAGCAGGTCTAAAGGTAGTTCTTATCGAAAAATATATGGTTGGTGGAAAGGTAATATATTCAAGCAAAATTGAAAATTGACTTGGAGATACTTTAGTTGAAGGTGCAGAATTTGCTGATAGAATTTATAATCACTCTGTTAAATATGGTGCCGAAACTATTTTCAATAATGTGAAAAGTGTTGAAAACCTTTCTGATAAAAAGAAAATCATTCATTTTGAAGATGGTTCTAAGATAGAAGCAAAAACAGTTATTATTGCTTCAGGCACAAGAAATAGAGAACCTAGAGACATAATTAATTTTGATCGCTTCAATTTACGTGGAATATACTATTGTGCAACTTGTGATGGCCCTTTATTTAAAAATAAGGAAGTTGCTGTTATAGGTGGCGGAAATAGCGCTATTGAAGAAACAGAATTTTTAGCTAAATTTACAAAAAAAGTTTATCTAATTGTTAGAGATAATAAATTTAATGCAGAATCTATGCTTGTGGATTCGCTTAAAAAATACGACAATATTGAAATACATATGAACTCATCAGTTAAGGAAATAAAAGGAACTGATCAAATTGAGTCAATAGTTGTTCAACAATCTTCAAAAGAGATCGAACTAAATATTAGTGCAATTTTTGCATTTATTGGTTTGATTCCTAATAGTGAATTTGTCAATGACTTAAATATAGTTGGCAAAAATCACTTCATTCCAACTAATGAAAAAATGGAAACTAGTGTAAATGGAATTTATGCAATTGGTGACGTAAGAGATAAATTAATTCGTCAAATTATTACGGCAGCTAGCGATGGTGCAATTGCTGCAAAGCATATACAGGAGTATTTATCATAA
- the lgt gene encoding prolipoprotein diacylglyceryl transferase produces the protein MDKVGIKANTPGILFTVPIFKWNYEFHTYSLTLTMGILASILTIVIFWQREKYKWEYLMTLILLTIPFSLIGARLWDLVEEAQKPEFNMARDWYKIWEGGLSIQGGVVLASIVDFTYIYSKRNELDIRKVASIIIPTILIGQVIGRWGNYANHELYGKVDWDGSSVTWLGDKIADNMFIADKISESWGEPGLYRYPLFLYEGIANLIGYLILVWIINNFGLLKPGGTGALYFVWYGTVRAAMEPLRETSYQMYTIASYIFVAIGALAFIYLQFFSKVHYVREWRKWRYVYDYAHPEEYKAYVEKTKFSIFKKSKNKDLIVSK, from the coding sequence ATGGATAAAGTAGGAATTAAAGCAAATACACCTGGAATATTATTTACTGTCCCAATATTTAAGTGAAATTATGAATTTCACACATATTCATTAACACTAACCATGGGTATATTGGCGTCTATATTGACAATTGTTATTTTTTGACAAAGAGAAAAGTATAAATGAGAATACTTAATGACCTTAATTTTATTAACAATTCCATTTTCACTTATCGGAGCTCGTTTATGAGACTTAGTTGAAGAAGCACAGAAACCGGAATTTAATATGGCTCGGGATTGGTATAAAATTTGAGAAGGTGGATTAAGTATACAAGGTGGTGTTGTTTTGGCATCAATTGTTGATTTCACTTATATTTATTCAAAACGAAATGAACTTGATATAAGAAAAGTTGCTTCAATAATTATTCCAACTATTTTAATTGGTCAAGTTATTGGACGTTGAGGAAACTATGCTAACCATGAGTTGTATGGTAAGGTTGATTGAGATGGTTCAAGTGTTACTTGACTTGGAGATAAGATAGCTGACAATATGTTCATCGCTGATAAAATAAGTGAATCTTGAGGTGAGCCCGGATTGTATCGTTATCCATTGTTCTTGTATGAAGGTATTGCAAACTTAATAGGATATTTAATTCTAGTTTGAATTATTAATAATTTTGGATTATTAAAACCTGGTGGAACAGGCGCGCTATATTTTGTATGATATGGTACTGTTCGTGCTGCGATGGAACCATTGCGGGAAACTTCATATCAAATGTATACAATTGCTTCATATATATTTGTTGCAATTGGTGCTCTTGCCTTTATATATCTTCAATTCTTTAGCAAAGTTCACTATGTTAGAGAATGAAGAAAATGAAGATATGTTTATGATTATGCTCACCCAGAGGAATACAAAGCTTATGTTGAAAAAACAAAATTTAGTATTTTCAAGAAATCAAAAAATAAAGATTTAATAGTATCTAAATAA
- the hprK gene encoding HPr(Ser) kinase/phosphatase: protein MNKKSINIKKIIEKFNITLANKSKNIVYRDVLHQNIKRLGLVITEEVEDKQINENIIYWGQKESEFFTKKGREKTLEIVDKILKNEPPMLVLSKNFDPNISKFIIDIADKHKVPLYIAQPNGVSITAGIGIFLNEFFSKQIQIHGCLVSINGLGVLIVGKPGIGKSEATLSLIQKGHIFISDDSVVVKQISENFYGESPEITQNLIEIRGIGLIDVKYTYGIKSITKGSMIKLVVELVGEEDSHHINFDRLGIEYLKYNVLEGSIPKVQVPIKGGSSAASLIEAAVSAYLAKKDGMDIAKELTNRSKKSRKEI from the coding sequence ATGAATAAAAAATCAATAAATATTAAGAAGATAATTGAAAAGTTTAATATCACTTTAGCTAATAAGTCTAAAAACATTGTTTATCGTGATGTATTACATCAAAATATTAAACGTTTAGGATTAGTAATAACCGAAGAAGTTGAAGATAAGCAAATAAATGAAAATATTATTTATTGAGGACAAAAAGAAAGTGAATTTTTTACAAAAAAAGGTAGAGAAAAAACTCTAGAAATAGTAGATAAAATTCTAAAGAATGAACCTCCTATGTTGGTTTTGTCAAAAAATTTTGATCCTAATATTTCTAAATTTATAATTGACATTGCTGATAAACACAAGGTTCCATTATATATTGCTCAACCTAATGGAGTTTCGATTACTGCTGGTATTGGAATATTTTTAAATGAATTTTTTTCGAAGCAAATTCAAATTCATGGTTGTTTAGTTTCAATAAACGGACTTGGAGTTTTAATTGTTGGAAAACCTGGAATAGGGAAGTCTGAGGCCACATTGTCACTAATTCAAAAAGGTCATATATTTATTAGTGATGATTCTGTAGTTGTAAAACAAATTAGTGAGAATTTTTATGGTGAAAGTCCTGAAATAACACAAAATTTAATTGAAATAAGAGGTATTGGCTTAATAGATGTTAAGTATACATATGGCATTAAATCAATCACAAAAGGTTCGATGATAAAACTTGTTGTTGAATTAGTTGGGGAAGAAGACTCACATCATATAAACTTTGATAGACTAGGTATTGAATACTTAAAATATAATGTGTTGGAAGGTTCGATTCCAAAGGTTCAAGTGCCAATTAAAGGAGGTTCTTCTGCTGCATCACTTATTGAAGCAGCGGTAAGTGCATATTTAGCTAAAAAAGATGGAATGGATATAGCAAAAGAATTGACAAATAGATCAAAAAAATCAAGAAAGGAAATTTAG
- a CDS encoding ribonuclease J, which produces MTATRLIPIGGVQEIGKSTLIVEHEDKIFIIDAGIKFADTAQTGIKGIIPDYSYLKDKINNVQGIFITHGHEDHIGGVVHLIKQVPIKKIFAPRIAIQYLKLKFEEHRIKSEHEFIEIEKSAIWKFGDCSVDFWSGQHSIPDAFGIRVRTPNGSVMCTGDFRFDYNPIGEAYTDFARLDQMGKEGLTVLLSDSTNAMRPFHSPSENDILTDIEKYMRQATKKTIITAFASNLTRVTAIIELAAKLKKRVAVFGRSMVNGVKIGRKLGYIDVDSNVFVDKKEIKNVNSSELVILTTGSQGEQLAALNRMSYGKHQSVKIEKDDMIIFSSSPIPGNRMVIELLVNRLSKLGAIIKENGIDGYLHTSGHAYKHEHDKIFQLTKPKYFLPYHGEYRMSVVHGQSAIRNGVNPKNVMVPEMGRVYNMLNEVITETNEKIDYGPIYIDGFNTLNLSANILKERVRLGESGFVNIVLTIDRNKNAIIGRPHLISRGSFYVKTSLKLVEEAKRLAHGAALFYIKNTENWNVVELKKIIVDRLENLFYKEKRRRPIIIPTILYKDEDSEKLFEDTPIQFGKKDNTSKEIKHKKASNIIKEIKSAMFGNKDELEDDIHDDEDEE; this is translated from the coding sequence ATGACCGCAACTAGGCTAATACCAATTGGTGGAGTACAAGAAATTGGTAAATCAACATTAATTGTTGAACATGAAGATAAAATATTTATTATTGATGCTGGTATTAAATTTGCTGATACAGCTCAAACTGGAATCAAGGGAATAATACCTGATTACTCATATCTAAAAGACAAAATTAATAACGTTCAAGGTATCTTTATAACTCATGGCCACGAAGACCATATAGGAGGAGTTGTTCACTTGATTAAACAAGTTCCTATTAAAAAGATTTTTGCGCCAAGAATTGCTATTCAGTACCTTAAACTAAAATTTGAAGAACATAGAATAAAGAGTGAACATGAGTTCATTGAAATTGAAAAATCGGCAATATGGAAATTCGGTGACTGCTCCGTAGATTTTTGGTCAGGTCAACACTCTATTCCTGATGCCTTTGGTATTAGAGTTAGAACTCCAAATGGCTCAGTAATGTGTACAGGAGACTTTAGATTTGATTATAACCCTATTGGTGAGGCATATACAGACTTTGCCCGTTTAGATCAAATGGGAAAAGAAGGATTAACTGTTTTACTTAGTGACTCAACAAACGCCATGCGTCCTTTTCACTCTCCTAGTGAAAATGATATTCTTACAGATATTGAAAAATACATGCGTCAAGCAACTAAAAAAACAATAATAACAGCTTTCGCTTCAAACTTAACTAGAGTAACAGCCATAATTGAGCTAGCTGCAAAATTAAAAAAGAGAGTAGCAGTTTTTGGTCGTTCAATGGTAAATGGAGTAAAAATTGGTAGAAAACTAGGCTATATAGATGTTGACTCCAATGTATTTGTAGATAAAAAAGAAATCAAAAATGTTAATTCCAGCGAGCTTGTTATATTAACAACTGGTAGTCAAGGTGAACAATTAGCAGCTCTAAATAGAATGAGTTATGGAAAACACCAAAGTGTAAAAATTGAAAAAGACGACATGATTATTTTTTCATCTAGTCCAATTCCAGGAAATAGAATGGTAATTGAACTTTTAGTAAATAGACTATCCAAACTTGGGGCAATTATTAAAGAAAATGGAATAGATGGCTACTTACATACTTCGGGACATGCTTATAAACATGAACATGATAAAATTTTCCAACTAACAAAGCCTAAATATTTCTTACCTTATCACGGTGAATATAGAATGTCCGTAGTTCATGGACAAAGCGCAATTAGAAATGGTGTTAATCCAAAAAATGTAATGGTTCCTGAAATGGGCAGAGTTTACAATATGCTAAATGAAGTTATAACGGAAACTAATGAAAAAATTGATTATGGACCAATTTATATAGATGGATTTAACACATTAAATCTTTCAGCTAATATATTAAAAGAAAGAGTTCGTTTAGGTGAAAGTGGCTTTGTAAACATAGTTTTAACAATTGACAGAAATAAAAATGCAATAATTGGAAGACCACACCTAATTAGTCGGGGAAGTTTTTATGTTAAGACTAGTCTTAAATTAGTAGAAGAAGCAAAAAGATTAGCTCATGGAGCCGCATTGTTCTACATCAAAAATACAGAAAATTGAAACGTTGTTGAACTTAAAAAAATAATTGTTGACCGCCTCGAAAATTTATTCTACAAAGAAAAAAGAAGAAGACCAATTATTATTCCAACAATTTTATATAAGGATGAAGATAGTGAAAAACTATTTGAAGATACCCCAATCCAATTCGGCAAAAAAGATAATACTTCTAAAGAAATTAAACATAAAAAAGCTTCTAACATAATTAAAGAGATTAAGTCAGCGATGTTTGGCAATAAAGATGAATTAGAAGATGATATCCACGATGACGAAGATGAAGAATAA
- a CDS encoding DDE-type integrase/transposase/recombinase — MHENYVYLSAVIHHKTKKIVGFRLSKSNNLDFVLDNIKDIQNENFNNFIIHSDYGFQYTNQEYIDRITKFGGVVSMSRVGNSLDNREIEYWFGVIKT, encoded by the coding sequence GTGCATGAAAATTACGTTTATTTATCTGCTGTAATTCACCACAAAACTAAAAAAATTGTGGGTTTTAGGTTAAGTAAAAGCAACAATTTAGATTTTGTTTTAGATAACATCAAGGATATTCAAAACGAAAATTTCAATAATTTTATTATTCATTCAGATTATGGTTTTCAATACACAAATCAAGAATACATTGATAGAATTACAAAATTTGGTGGGGTAGTTTCAATGTCTAGAGTTGGGAATTCATTAGATAATAGAGAAATTGAATATTGGTTCGGAGTGATTAAAACATAA
- a CDS encoding transposase, with protein sequence MSRHLKMEEFDLIFEAYQKYGKIGAIKAFWNISPKTQLVKRKHLVRRVQKIINYYNLGMKEKLLTKKGKDRKPGSGRPRKEPNFDWDIFDRDDLIEIAKRDSLFKNNNWRV encoded by the coding sequence ATGTCGAGACATTTAAAAATGGAAGAGTTTGATTTAATATTTGAAGCTTACCAAAAATATGGAAAGATAGGGGCTATAAAAGCATTTTGAAATATTTCTCCAAAAACACAACTTGTTAAGAGAAAACATCTTGTAAGAAGGGTTCAAAAAATAATTAATTATTATAATTTAGGAATGAAAGAAAAATTATTAACTAAAAAAGGCAAAGATAGAAAACCCGGCTCAGGAAGACCTAGAAAAGAACCAAATTTTGATTGAGATATTTTTGATAGAGATGATCTAATTGAAATAGCAAAAAGAGACTCCTTATTCAAAAATAATAATTGAAGAGTTTAA
- the tig gene encoding trigger factor, giving the protein MAEKQTNILLDKDIYASKEVKINGAEWERATKNAKQEIVSNLKIDGFRKGKVPAHIADKYAPNELVWDKALKSYIKEHAKELREEVTKIDSNIVDAPTYDVTKISDSEVEFLIAYPIVPTGKNLKFENIKTKFKLTKVDDNFVDEEIKKVLEKKALLAPLKETEKTKLGDTVVIDYKGFVDDTPFDGGEAQNYELKLGSKTFIDTFEDQLVDKKIGFKGKIEVRFPEKYPVEKLAGQKAQFDVEIKKASRPEKVQLTEDNFKDLNLQSAQNANEAREIFKLIYQQNQPSIDLTKFIDEVVEEVSKKEEIKINPIFVAHYTDLRKKELTDQLKANNIKLKDYIELLGKTEETFDLAIAEEEIVKIKGSVVINALADKVKETTLVTDEDVDNHILLVSFTTGMSQQVIKDLLTKDNAASIESLKANLKEQKIRSQILKFLDESSFAKYTSSVDKATKDIKNFVAKKEKENAKKTESKQDTNPKKEDSKPSKKSAKTSK; this is encoded by the coding sequence ATGGCAGAAAAACAAACAAACATTTTGCTTGATAAAGATATTTACGCATCTAAAGAGGTTAAAATTAATGGAGCAGAATGAGAAAGAGCTACAAAAAATGCTAAACAAGAAATTGTAAGTAATTTAAAAATTGATGGTTTTAGAAAAGGTAAAGTTCCTGCTCACATAGCAGATAAATATGCACCAAATGAATTAGTTTGAGACAAAGCATTAAAGTCATATATCAAAGAACACGCAAAAGAACTTAGAGAAGAAGTAACTAAAATAGATAGTAATATTGTTGATGCTCCAACATATGACGTTACAAAAATTAGTGATTCGGAAGTTGAATTTTTAATTGCATATCCAATTGTTCCAACCGGAAAGAATTTAAAATTCGAAAACATTAAGACAAAATTTAAATTAACAAAAGTTGATGATAATTTTGTTGATGAAGAAATTAAAAAAGTTTTAGAAAAGAAGGCTTTATTAGCTCCATTAAAGGAAACAGAAAAAACTAAATTAGGCGACACAGTTGTTATAGATTACAAAGGTTTTGTTGATGATACTCCTTTTGATGGCGGCGAAGCACAAAATTATGAATTAAAACTAGGAAGTAAAACCTTTATAGACACATTTGAAGATCAATTAGTTGACAAAAAAATTGGATTTAAAGGGAAAATAGAAGTTAGATTTCCTGAAAAATATCCAGTTGAAAAATTAGCTGGCCAAAAAGCTCAATTTGATGTTGAAATTAAAAAAGCATCTAGACCTGAAAAAGTACAATTAACAGAAGATAACTTCAAAGACTTAAATTTACAATCTGCACAAAACGCCAATGAAGCTAGAGAAATTTTTAAATTAATTTATCAACAAAATCAACCTTCTATTGATTTAACTAAATTTATTGATGAAGTTGTTGAAGAAGTTTCGAAGAAAGAAGAAATAAAAATAAACCCAATTTTTGTTGCTCACTATACTGACTTACGAAAAAAAGAATTAACCGATCAATTAAAAGCTAATAACATTAAATTAAAAGATTATATTGAACTACTTGGCAAGACAGAAGAAACTTTTGACTTAGCAATAGCTGAAGAAGAAATTGTAAAAATTAAAGGTTCTGTTGTTATTAATGCATTGGCAGATAAAGTAAAAGAAACAACCTTAGTTACAGATGAAGACGTTGATAATCACATTTTATTAGTGTCATTTACTACAGGAATGTCTCAACAAGTTATTAAAGATTTATTAACTAAAGATAATGCAGCGTCAATTGAATCTCTAAAAGCCAACTTAAAAGAACAAAAAATAAGATCACAAATTTTGAAATTTTTAGATGAATCGAGTTTTGCAAAATATACAAGTTCAGTAGATAAAGCAACCAAAGATATTAAAAATTTTGTTGCTAAAAAAGAAAAAGAAAATGCAAAAAAAACAGAAAGTAAACAAGATACAAACCCTAAAAAAGAAGACAGTAAACCTTCAAAGAAAAGTGCAAAAACCTCTAAATAA
- a CDS encoding 23S rRNA (pseudouridine(1915)-N(3))-methyltransferase RlmH, with the protein MRQIRIIAVGSLTSDFKSIFDDYARKIGYMGSLSVIEIKELSSEKNIEIKKKKETELITKKIDSKSFNVLLSIDGKQQDSLKFSKIFESINNITFIIGGSDGVDENQLNVDMKLSFSKMTFPHQLFRVLLAEQIYRALSILGNQKYHK; encoded by the coding sequence ATGAGACAAATTAGGATTATTGCTGTAGGTTCTCTAACTTCAGATTTTAAATCTATATTTGACGATTATGCAAGAAAAATAGGATATATGGGAAGTTTAAGTGTTATTGAAATTAAGGAACTTTCCAGTGAAAAAAACATAGAAATAAAAAAGAAAAAAGAAACTGAATTAATAACTAAAAAAATAGATTCAAAATCATTTAATGTTTTATTAAGTATAGATGGGAAACAACAAGATTCTCTAAAATTTTCGAAAATATTTGAATCTATTAATAACATCACTTTTATTATTGGTGGCTCAGATGGTGTTGATGAAAACCAATTAAACGTAGACATGAAATTATCATTTTCAAAAATGACATTTCCACACCAATTATTTAGAGTTCTTTTGGCAGAACAAATATATCGAGCATTAAGTATTTTAGGAAATCAGAAATACCATAAATAA
- the mnmG gene encoding tRNA uridine-5-carboxymethylaminomethyl(34) synthesis enzyme MnmG produces the protein MNKTNNKIFDAIVVGGGHAGLEATFALAKKNHKVALISLNSKRLGMMPCNPSIGGPAKGIITREIDALGGMQGYWADLAMIQLKMLNQSKGPAVRALRAQIDKEKYSKIIYKDVMDNPNITLIEEMVVKVNTNNKKFQSVTLSNGDEVFGSVCVITTGTYMDSRILRGNQTTKSGPDNEKTTNLLSKSLIENGFVLQRLKTGTPPRIFSNSIDFSQVQKEVIEDINLNFSSRSNVKMPKQIACYLTYTTPETHKIINENLDKSAMYSGLIEGIGPRYCPSIEDKIVKFADKERHQIFFEPETADGEITYVNGLSTSMPIEIQEKIVRTIPGLKNSVIQKWAYAIEYDAIDPLQLQLTLETKIVDGLFMAGQINGTSGYEEAAAQGLIAGINAGQKLENKEPIVILRNHAYIGVLIDDLVTKGTKEPYRMLTSRAEYRLLLRNDNADIRLAEYALKTNMISKQEYDLVTNKYELIDKKIEELSNQYLSGKTDLAIKYEIFDGSTLLKVLSRPEVDPNDVIPGFKYISELTTMVRLHGYIKKQESNANKMIRLESYRIPDDLDYNIVTNIATEAKQKLIKVKPRTIGQASRISGINPADIQMLMFYLESKLKNETN, from the coding sequence ATGAATAAAACTAATAATAAAATATTTGATGCAATAGTAGTCGGCGGCGGTCACGCAGGGTTAGAAGCCACCTTTGCTTTAGCTAAAAAAAATCATAAAGTAGCTTTAATTTCGTTAAATTCAAAAAGATTAGGAATGATGCCATGTAACCCATCAATAGGTGGACCAGCAAAAGGAATTATAACTAGAGAGATTGATGCATTAGGAGGCATGCAAGGATATTGGGCTGACCTAGCTATGATTCAATTAAAAATGCTTAACCAATCTAAAGGCCCAGCAGTTAGAGCATTAAGAGCTCAAATTGATAAGGAAAAGTACTCAAAAATTATCTATAAAGATGTTATGGATAATCCAAATATTACTCTAATTGAAGAAATGGTTGTTAAAGTTAACACAAACAATAAAAAATTTCAAAGCGTAACATTGAGTAATGGAGATGAAGTATTTGGCAGTGTTTGTGTTATCACCACTGGAACCTATATGGACTCAAGAATTCTTAGAGGAAACCAAACAACAAAAAGTGGTCCCGATAATGAAAAAACAACTAATCTTTTGAGTAAATCTTTGATTGAAAATGGATTTGTTTTGCAAAGATTAAAAACAGGAACCCCTCCTAGAATTTTTAGTAATTCAATTGATTTCTCTCAAGTCCAAAAAGAAGTTATTGAAGATATTAATTTAAATTTTAGTAGTAGAAGTAATGTAAAAATGCCTAAACAAATAGCATGTTATTTAACCTATACAACACCAGAAACTCATAAAATTATTAATGAAAATTTAGACAAGTCAGCTATGTACTCTGGTTTGATAGAAGGTATAGGTCCAAGATATTGCCCTTCAATAGAGGATAAAATCGTTAAGTTTGCAGATAAGGAAAGACACCAAATATTTTTTGAACCTGAGACAGCAGATGGAGAGATCACTTATGTAAATGGTTTATCAACTTCCATGCCAATTGAGATTCAAGAAAAAATAGTAAGAACAATACCTGGTTTAAAAAATTCAGTAATTCAAAAATGAGCATATGCAATTGAGTACGACGCAATTGATCCTCTACAACTTCAATTAACTCTTGAAACCAAAATAGTTGATGGTTTATTTATGGCTGGTCAAATTAATGGAACCAGTGGATATGAAGAAGCTGCTGCTCAAGGTTTAATTGCTGGTATTAACGCTGGTCAAAAACTAGAAAATAAAGAACCTATTGTTATTTTAAGAAATCATGCTTACATTGGTGTCTTGATTGATGATTTAGTCACAAAAGGGACAAAAGAACCATATAGAATGCTTACTTCAAGAGCTGAATATAGATTATTACTTCGCAATGATAATGCTGATATAAGATTAGCGGAATATGCCTTAAAAACAAATATGATTTCAAAGCAAGAATATGATTTAGTTACTAATAAGTATGAATTAATTGATAAGAAAATTGAAGAACTATCTAACCAATATCTTTCAGGTAAGACTGATTTGGCTATCAAGTATGAAATTTTTGATGGAAGTACTTTGTTAAAAGTTTTATCTAGACCAGAAGTTGATCCTAATGATGTTATTCCCGGCTTTAAATATATTAGTGAGTTAACAACAATGGTTAGACTTCACGGTTATATTAAAAAACAAGAAAGTAACGCTAATAAAATGATAAGACTTGAAAGTTATAGAATACCCGATGATTTAGACTACAATATTGTGACAAATATTGCAACTGAAGCTAAACAAAAATTAATTAAAGTTAAACCCAGAACAATCGGTCAAGCAAGCAGAATAAGTGGTATAAACCCAGCCGATATTCAAATGCTAATGTTTTATTTAGAAAGCAAATTAAAAAATGAGACAAATTAG
- a CDS encoding glycerophosphodiester phosphodiesterase family protein, which produces MNKINDKHWLITQYISHRGYHNDICPENSIKAFENSIKNGFAIELDIHILKDNKIVVFHDDSLKRMTGIDKIIEECDYEEIKSLSLKNSKEKIPLLSDVLNLVNGKVPLLIEYKTRQFKSRILEEESWKILKNYKGQFAIQSFNPYTLLWFKNNAPYVIRGQLSGGFLGEKMNIFKKYYLKRMIMNKKTKPDFINYEKTFLKQKYIKKIKKHLPVLSWIITNYEEMKEHNKDCNNFIFEGFDPRK; this is translated from the coding sequence ATGAATAAAATAAATGATAAGCATTGACTAATAACTCAATATATTTCACACAGAGGTTATCACAATGATATATGTCCAGAAAATTCGATTAAAGCATTTGAGAATTCAATTAAAAATGGCTTTGCAATTGAATTAGATATTCATATTCTAAAAGATAATAAAATCGTTGTTTTCCATGATGATTCTTTAAAAAGAATGACTGGAATAGACAAAATAATTGAGGAATGCGACTATGAAGAAATAAAATCTTTATCATTAAAAAATTCAAAAGAAAAAATTCCGTTATTATCAGATGTGCTCAATTTAGTTAATGGTAAAGTGCCTTTATTAATTGAATATAAAACTAGACAATTTAAATCTCGAATTTTAGAAGAAGAATCATGAAAAATTTTAAAAAATTACAAAGGTCAATTTGCAATACAATCATTTAATCCATATACACTGCTCTGATTCAAAAATAATGCACCCTATGTAATAAGAGGTCAACTTTCTGGGGGCTTTTTGGGTGAAAAAATGAATATTTTTAAAAAATATTATTTAAAGAGAATGATAATGAATAAAAAAACAAAGCCCGATTTTATTAACTATGAAAAAACTTTTTTGAAACAAAAATATATTAAAAAAATAAAAAAACACCTTCCTGTTTTATCTTGAATAATTACAAATTATGAAGAAATGAAGGAACATAATAAGGATTGTAATAATTTTATATTTGAAGGTTTTGACCCAAGAAAATAG
- the phoU gene encoding phosphate signaling complex protein PhoU has protein sequence MSNTILTTDILNIKKRLIKLSEQVVSQHKLAIEALLNKDDTLANKIIDLDRDIDNEHWEIKKEINFILTKEPLAKYLRRAISYFIITKELERLGDYAKHIAKFTTRFCEPSESSIRRINEMYNFILTMMKSLVNLLDKEDIQIIEKLSKDDDLVDSKTIELNKELVVSFAKHNHNEKEIGERVYLLNLVNSLERAGDHIINICEEVYYIITGNYTKL, from the coding sequence ATGTCAAACACAATTTTAACTACTGATATCTTAAATATTAAGAAGCGTTTAATTAAATTATCTGAACAAGTTGTTAGCCAACATAAATTAGCAATAGAGGCTCTTTTAAATAAAGATGATACATTAGCAAATAAAATTATTGATTTAGATAGAGATATAGATAATGAGCATTGAGAAATTAAAAAAGAAATCAATTTCATCCTGACTAAAGAACCTTTAGCTAAGTATTTAAGACGTGCTATTTCTTATTTTATTATAACTAAAGAGCTTGAAAGATTGGGCGATTATGCAAAGCATATTGCTAAATTTACTACTAGGTTCTGTGAACCTAGTGAGTCTTCGATTAGAAGAATTAATGAAATGTATAATTTTATTTTAACAATGATGAAGTCGCTAGTAAATCTATTAGATAAAGAAGATATACAAATAATTGAAAAATTGTCTAAAGATGATGACTTAGTTGATTCTAAAACAATTGAATTAAATAAAGAATTAGTTGTTTCTTTTGCGAAACACAATCATAATGAAAAGGAAATAGGAGAAAGAGTATATCTTTTAAATTTAGTAAATAGTTTAGAACGTGCTGGAGATCACATTATAAACATTTGCGAAGAAGTCTATTATATAATAACAGGCAACTATACAAAACTATAG